The genomic segment TTATagtataaataggcagagtcagcaatagacgactcacgcctatttatgaatattaattattgatattatcccaaaatattaataattaatattccctttAACAGGGTACATAACTTATGTTTGCCGCATAACCAGTCAAACAAGAATATTCGGGTATGGGAATACATTGACCTTTTGATGATGATGGTACTGAGACTGAGTGTTCAGGGGTAAAGCATGAAGCTCTTGGTCCCCAGTGTAAAATCATTAACAGAACCCCCGATTTGCCAAATATATATTACTGGGGTCTTGTAATGTGACAAAGGGGCCCTGGATGCAGCTTCTGACCCCTCCCGTTGGATATTTCTTAACCCAAGCCTAGAAATAGAGAGGAGCCCACATCTCACttcggtctcatgcacacgaccgtatgtgttttgcagtccgcaaaaacagatccacaaaaaatactgttgacgtccgtgtgccttccatattttacagaacggaacagctggcccctaatagaacagtcctatccttgtccgtaatgtggacaataataggacatgttctatttgttggcgtaaacgaaatgcacacggagtgacttccgtttcttttttttgctcacccattgaaatgaatacttCCGcatacagaccgcaaaaaaaaaacacggaaagaaaatacgcttgcgtgcatgagcccttagtgaaataaattttaaaaatacaGCGCTCCATGGTGAAGCATTCATGCACTAGAGACCTACAGTAGAGCGGCAGGTAGGTGATGAGGCCCACCAGCAAGTTGTGCAATTGCAGGCACAAGTATGAGAAGCACATGGACCCTCCAAGGGAAGTGGACTCAAGGCTGGCAGACCGACTCCCAGGGTCTCCAGTGTCCACAATATAGATTCCACCTCATTGACACTAATAATCCTGGAACAGATTTCTGAGGCCACGAGGAGCCGCTTCTCCAGGCTCCTCAATAGGGAGGCCTATTGGACCTTCTGGCTACAGACACTAATGCTGGAGGGGCTCAATGAGACCATCGAACAACGGAGGTAGTAAAATATTATATATCTGGATATCTGGGACATTGACTTATTTTTCAAGACATGTGTTCGCCTCATCatatatattttcttctttttattgtgttatttgtttatttttaacatttttcctatttatgtttatttatgctactattgagtgtaaaaatagttttatagatttttttattgtctGGTTCCTGTTTTTATGTATAGCCTGAACCTGTATACATTGTTCTCCTTGCTATGCTTTCATTGTGTCTTTTGACACGTGTTATATTAATAAAGCAACTctgtaatccaccagtaattgtgagcagtgagcttcAGCCGCTCAGCCCTTACAACATGTCATCTAGATTTAGGGTGTCGGTGGACTGACACTTACCTGGGGTGGAGGGAGAGGGTGCACTTAGTTTGGCTTCCAGCAGTGATTGAATGAAGTGATGTTTTAATTTGAATGTCTGATAATGAAGGGTTTTTCCAGGAATGGGCTACGCCTAGAATGAAGTCTATAGACTTTATGCCTCCTTTTACTTCAGTCTGTAGTAACGCCATTCAAATGCAAATCCACTCAGTGCCGGATGATGTCATGTACACAAAACTTGCATATTGACTCCCAGCCAATCAGGGAGCTCGACGACCCTTTGTTTTAACTTACCCCCCATCATATAAACTGGAGCCTACCTTCTGTGGTCAGTGACTTCCTTGGCTTCCATAAACGACTTCTACCTCTACAAGACTTCAGTATTTTTGAAGAATTTTCAACTGATCCCAACTCAACATTGTTTTCTCCAAAGTAATTATTACAATATTATTTACAATgaagcaatttattttattttttagtttacattatattaatatatattcaCACTCACTATAGATATTGTCAAAAGTATCATGATgttcataaaaaattatattgTCTCTCAGGACACAATGACCTCCAGTACACAAGAAGTGAAGCTTATCCTGGAAGGACTTGTCTCCATTGCTTCCAAGGGCCTACAGAAGATAGATCTCCAGGAGATCTTCCATGTCATACAGGAGCTTGGAAAGGGTGGCTATGGTTCTGTGCTCATGGTAAAAGACAAGAAAACCAGGTCAGTGTGAATAATTATCCATCACTATAGCTATGGAATAGTTTTTAAAGGGGTAGGCCAGAATGTTAAACTTATAATAATGTGATCAGGCTGCAGCTATGACCCACCTTAGCCCATTATGGCCCGGCTGAAACAGCTCCTTTATGATCATGACATAAATATAACATAATCATGGAGTTAGGACTTTTATAGAGAAAGTGAATGAAATTACCAGGATGTATGCATGAAGGAAATATGGTGCAAATGGGGCCAAATGTATGAAATTGAGCAAGGTGACCTAGATCAATTTGCTTCATTATATAACAGAGTCTTAGGAGGGGACCGATGGGTAAAGAGACTGGAGTCTACTAAGGATTTTACCATAATACAGACCATTAATTCCATTTATATAAGATGAATGTGTACAATAACAATGTTCTTATCATAAACAGATCAAAAAATGGCCTTAAAGGTCATGGACAAGAAGAAAACATCTAATTATGCTTCCTCAAGGAGTTCAGCATGTCTTTCTTCCTCTCATCCCATCCCAACATTATTGAAACATATGGCATTGCCTTCAAGACTGGAGACTCCTTTGCCTTTTCCCAGGAGCTGTCGGTGGCTGGTGATCTCTTCTCTCTTATTCCACCCCAATGTAAGTAGATGTCCCTGAAATACCTTGAGGAGTACATTCCTACATTCATTGTTGTTGTAATAATACTTCCTGTTCTCTTGACTTTGTTTGCTTCCCCATTTCAGGGTGGACTTCCAGAAGACATCGTAAAGAGATGTTCGGTGCAGATCTCCAGTGCCCTGGACTTCATAGACAGGCAAGGCCTGGTAGCATCTGGATATCAAACCTGAAAACATCCTGGTGTTTGATAAGGACTGCCACTGTGTTAAATTAACTGACTTTGGTCTTTCACGCGGTTAAAGGAACAGTAACTAAAGTCAGGTCCTGGCAGCATCTCATATATGGCCCGGAGATGAGCCAACTCAACAACCAGGGCACTTTGCTTGTAAGACGCCACACTGGACGTGTGGTCCTTTGGTATTGGTTCTCTACTGCTTGCTCACGGGTGACTTTCCATGGCAGTCAGCAGTTTCCACAGACAAAGACTATAATTGTTTTGTGAATGGCAAAATAATTTTGAGAGTCTTGAGCTACCAGCACCATGGAGAAGACTTTCACCCTGGAGTAGTGAAGATGTTCCATGGTCTTTTAGCCATAGACTGTAAAAAGAGGGACAAATCAACTGAAGTCTTGATGTTCTTGGGTGAATACTGGAAAGAACAAATCTCAGAGTCAACAGAAGGAACCTTGGGACATGCAGATGCTACCAAAGTGAATTTGTCTGAGGAGTCTGCCAGGATTGCAACAAACGCCTCCGACAGCAGTGTGTCCACCACTTCTCTTCTAAGTGCCATGTCCTGTTATTTGACCTCTGACAGCTTTGAGTCTGAGAGAGAAGAACCTCCAATGGATTTGAAGGATAATGTCCTCAATCCACCAATACATATAGATGATGAGATATCAGTCCATGTTGGGGCAGAGGTGGAAATTGGATGAAATGAAAATAGCCTAGCCCCAGGTATTTGTATGCAGGTTTAGGTCCGTGAAACTGAAGACGGAAGGTCGGCTGTGATACAGCTATAGGGCTGTTTATATATGGCTATATTATGGCCAGCAGTAGCCTTTTAATCTTTCATCGGGGGTGACAATTCTTCTAAATCTTCTTTGGACGCTAAGGGAGAGCACCACCTTCTCCATATGGGTGTATGTGCTCAAAACTACAGCCGACTCATGCATGGTTCGCGTCCTCAATTTTGTCCCCCTAGGTTATTAAGATGAGGGTTGAGCTTGAGCATGGATTCTGTTAGTGATGTTTTGTAGCATCGGGGGGTTGTATAATCAATTCCTTAGTGATGTTATTAATGAGCAACTTATGTAATAAAAATTGACGAGATCTAGAGTATGTTTCTGCTGAATAAGTGTAAATCTAAATATTAAAAACTAAAAGCAGATCCTCACAGAACAATCCGACCAAGGGGACACCTGGTGGCCAAATACAAAGCAGCATCACAGCTCACAGGGCCTAAAACTCCTACATCAAATGCAGCATGCTATTGCAATTAGATAGGTGGAAGCACATAGTGCACCATGGACGGCTACGAGTACAAACCGCAAAGTACAAGGTAAGTCACCGATCCCAAATATATGCtggatgtttggatcattttgggaaggacctttttattttttggggacgttagaaggcttagaagtttagaagcaaatcttgaaattttttagaaattttcaaaaaccaactttttaaccccttaaggactcagccctatttcaccttaaggacttggccattttttgcaaatctgaccagtgtcactttaagtgctgataactttaaaacgctttgacttatccaggccgttctgagattgttttttcgtcacatattgtacttcatgacactgctaaaattgggtcaaaaaagttaatttttttgcataaaaaaataccatatttaccaaaaattttgaaaaatttgcaaattacaaagtttcagtttctctacttctgtaatacatagtaatacccccaaaaattttgattgactttacataccccatatgtctacatcatgtatgtagcattttgggattgatattttatttttggggatgttataaggcttagaagtttagaagcaaatcttgaaatttt from the Bufo bufo chromosome 2, aBufBuf1.1, whole genome shotgun sequence genome contains:
- the LOC120992514 gene encoding LOW QUALITY PROTEIN: serine/threonine-protein kinase SBK1-like (The sequence of the model RefSeq protein was modified relative to this genomic sequence to represent the inferred CDS: inserted 2 bases in 2 codons; deleted 4 bases in 4 codons), whose translation is MTSSTQEVKLILEGLVSIASKGLQKIDLQEIFHVIQELGKGGYDQKMALKVMDKKKTSNYXFLKEFSMSFFLSSHPNIIETYGIAFKTGDSFAFSQELSVAGDLFSLIPPQCGLPEDIVKRCSVQISSALDFIDRQGLVHLDIKPENILVFDKDCHCVKLTDFGLSAVKGTVTKVRSWQHLIYGPEMSQLNNQGTLLVRATLDVWSFGIVLYCLLTGDFPWQSAVSTDKDYNXFCEWQNNFETIDCKKRDKSTEVLMFLGEYWKEQISESTEGTLGHADATKVNLSEESARIATNASDSSVSTTSLLSAMSCYLTSDSFESEREEPPMDLKDNVLNPPIHIDDEISVHVGAEVEIG